One part of the Malus sylvestris chromosome 2, drMalSylv7.2, whole genome shotgun sequence genome encodes these proteins:
- the LOC126583810 gene encoding type I inositol polyphosphate 5-phosphatase 10-like: MPVSNQDVKKKSFIHKIFTTKEKEGRGSSDFSEARQSNPSVDIQSISDTGSQMPAGQYVQSFRVFVATWNAGGKSPHSGLNLDDFLQVNNESDIYVLGFQEIVPLNAGNVLVLEDNEPAAKWLALINQSLNKSPDGCSRSKAGGSRFSPKPSLKKVSKTFRTESKRRLKSCNCPFELERKQSKDFCFRCQQPNINEDDLSSDPDEDGSNAFDISEISMASTTNQMKYGLIASKQMVGIFVTIWARKEYIQYVSHLRISCISRGIMGLGNKGCISVSFLFHQTSFCFVCSHLASGEKEGDELRRNLDVLEILKSTQFPKICKTARSRMPDKILGHDVVIWLGDLNYRIALSYSETQKLLMDNNWDALLDKDQLKIEREAGRVFKGWKEGKIYFAPTYKYFYNSDTYFGEIKTSKKKRRTPAWCDRILWHGNGIRQLSYIRGESRFSDHRPVCAAFFVDVVVNENENKRGSPSSNMKIEIEELLPTARYQRNMY, from the exons ATGCCTGTCAGCAATCAAGACGTGAAAAAGAAG TCTTTTATTCATAAAATCTTCACCacaaaggagaaagaaggaagaggCTCTTCGGATTTCTCAG AAGCACGGCAGTCTAACCCATCAGTTGACATTCAATCTATAAGTGACACAGGGTCTCAAATGCCTGCCGGTCAATATGTTCAGTCCTTTCG GGTTTTTGTAGCGACATGGAATGCAGGAGGGAAATCTCCTCATAGTGGCCTTAATCTGGATGATTTTCTGCAGGTTAATAATGAATCAGACATATATGTCTTGGG TTTCCAGGAAATTGTTCCGCTAAATGCAGGAAATGTACTAGTTCTAGAAGATAATGAACCTGCAGCAAAATGGCTCGCTTTAATCAATCAGTCGCTAAACAAATCACCTGATGGGTGTTCAAGAAGCAAAGCAGGTGGTTCACGATTTTCCCCGAAGCCTTCCCTTAAAAAGGTCAGTAAGACTTTTAGGACAGAGAGCAAACGGAGGTTGAAGAGTTGCAACTGCCCTTTTGAACTAGAAAGGAAACAGAGTAAAGATTTTTGTTTTCGGTGCCAACAACCAAACATAAATGAAGACGACCTTTCTTCAGATCCAGATGAGGATGGATCTAATGCCTTTGATATATCGGAAATTTCCATGGCCTCTACTACCAACCAGATGAAGTACGGCCTTATAGCAAGTAAGCAAATGGTAGGAATTTTTGTTACTATTTGGGCGAGGAAAGAGTATATACAATATGTTAGCCACTTGAGGATCTCTTGCATCAGTCGCGGGATAATGGGACTTGGAAACAAg GGATGTATATCTGTGAGCTTCTTATTCCATCAgacaagcttttgctttgtctgcAGTCACTTGGCATCTGGGGAGAAAGAGGGCGATGAGCTTAGGAGAAATCTGGATGTTTTAGAGATTCTTAAAAGCACTCAGTTTCCGAAGATTTGCAAAACAGCTCGTAGTAGGATGCCGGATAAAATTCTAGGACATGA TGTGGTCATATGGTTAGGGGACTTGAATTACCGCATTGCTTTGAGCTACTCTGAAACCCAAAAGCTATTGATGGACAACAACTGGGATGCACTTCTTGACAAAGATCAG CTCAAGATCGAAAGAGAAGCAGGGCGAGTATTCAAAGGATGGAAAGAGGGGAAAATCTACTTTGCACCTACTTACAAATACTTTTATAACTCAGACACATATTTTGGAGAGATAAAAACatcgaaaaagaaaagaagaacacCAGCTTG GTGTGATAGAATACTATGGCATGGAAATGGGATTAGACAACTTTCTTACATACGTGGAGAGTCTCGGTTCTCTGACCATCGGCCAGTGTGTGCAGCATTTTTTGTGGATGTTGTAGTTAATGAGAATGAAAATAAGAGGGGATCGCCTAGCTCTAATATGAAAATCGAAATTGAAGAGCTTTTACCAACTGCTAGATACCAGAGAAACAT GTACTAA